The following coding sequences are from one Rutidosis leptorrhynchoides isolate AG116_Rl617_1_P2 chromosome 11, CSIRO_AGI_Rlap_v1, whole genome shotgun sequence window:
- the LOC139876879 gene encoding uncharacterized protein — MAKYGEGDKRWIVEDRPDGANVHNWHWAETDCMQWSKDLLSKLLSDHVILSGEGNLFIKTKKIEKIEGEAYVNVRKGKIIPGYELSLLINWEGEVKDSDGKSILVADGVVEIPYISDENADEDPDIRVIVKDEGPIGRRLKDAFLIKGKEFVLNQVRVYVDAMAKGGPAKDELEVKKVNSNSKVVGPDVKVKAEPVVKKVEVKEKRMEGFKTIKMTEKFSCRASNMYEILMDENRWKGFTQSNAKISKEVGGEISLFDGSVTGTNLELQEGKLIVQKWRFGSWPDGLHSTVRLVLEEPEPGVTVVNLTQTDVPEEDRYGNSTVVENTERGWRDLIFHKIRAVFGFGV; from the exons ATGGCGAAATACGGCGAAGGTGATAAACGTTGGATCGTTGAAGACAGACCTGACGGAGCTAACGTACACAATTGGCACTGGGCGGAAACTGATTGTATGCAATGGTCAAAGGATCTACTATCCAAATTACTTTCAGATCATGTAATTTTATCAGGTGAAGGTAATTTGTTTATTAAGACTAAAAAAATTGAGAAAATTGAAGGTGAAGCTTATGTGAATGTACGGAAAGGGAAAATTATACCTGGTTATGAATTGAGTTTGTTGATTAATTGGGAAGGGGAGGTTAAAGATAGTGATGGAAAGTCAATTTTAGTTGCTGATGGTGTTGTTGAAATTCCGTATATTTCGGACGAAAATGCTGACGAGGATCCGGATATTCGGGTTATTGTTAAAGATGAGGGACCGATTGGGAGGAGATTAAAAGATGCTTTTTTGATTAAAGGGAAGGAATTTGTGTTGAATCAGGTTAGGGTTTATGTTGATGCTATGGCTAAAGGTGGACCTGCTAAAGATGAGTTGGAAGTTAAGAAAGTGAATTCGAATTCGAAGGTGGTGGGACCGGATGTGAAGGTGAAAGCGGAACCGGTGGTGAAGAAGGTGGAGGTGAAGGAGAAGAGGATGGAAGGGTTTAAGACGATAAAGATGACGGAGAAGTTTAGTTGTAGGGCGAGTAATATGTATGAGATATTGATGGATGAGAATAGATGGAAAGGGTTTACGCAGAGTAATGCGAAGATTAGTAAGGAAGTTGGTGGTGAGATTAGTTTATTTGATGGGTCGGTTACGGGTACGAATTTGGAGTTGCAGGAAGGGAAATTGATTGTGCAGAAATGGCGGTTTGGAAGCTGGCCTGATGGTCTGCATTCGACG GTGAGGTTGGTTTTAGAAGAGCCTGAACCTGGAGTTACAGTTGTGAATCTGACTCAGACCGATGTCCCAGAGGAAGACAG GTATGGAAATTCAACTGTTGTTGAGAATACGGAAAGAGGATGGCGGGATCTCATCTTTCACAAGATAAGGGCAGTTTTTGGCTTCGGTGTTTAA
- the LOC139877517 gene encoding DNA-3-methyladenine glycosylase-like: MKITKRFNRVIKPLKPINCSNSKPKPHIVKSDPILNPKSKPKPKRRTIKKKSITQSDVKLEDLKHTFLLEKPPKILSLDFYQIDALELAPQLLGKYLKKDDVVLQITEVEAYRSNDSACHGRVGVTSRTAPLFGSGGHAYVYLCYGMHNMLNVVADKEGIGSAVLIRSCAPISGLDTIKQRRGLDTEKPVLLTGPGKVGQALGLSTEWSTHALFTPGGLELLEGPEVKEIVVGPRVGIDYALPEHVSALWRFAIAGSPWISAPKNTLRPPLSPG, translated from the exons ATGAAAATCACTAAACGATTCAATCGAGTCATCAAACCCCTAAAACCCATAAATTGTTCCAATAGTAAACCCAAACCTCATATCGTAAAAAGTGACCCAATATTGAACCCTAAATCAAAACCCAAACCAAAACGTAGAACAATCAAGAAAAAATCCATAACCCAATCTGATGTTAAATTAGAAGACTTAAAGCACACTTTTTTATTAGAGAAACCCCCAAAAATATTGAGTCTTGATTTTTATCAAATTGATGCTCTTGAACTTGCACCTCAATTGCTTGGCAAGTATCTTAAGAAAGATGATGTTGTTCTCCAAATTACAGAG GTAGAAGCATACAGGTCTAACGATTCAGCTTGTCATGGTCGAGTTGGCGTTACATCAAGAACTGCTCCTCTT TTTGGATCAGGAGGGCATGCTTATGTGTATCTTTGCTACGGTATGCACAACATGCTGAATGTTGTAGCTGACAAAGAAGGAATTGGGTCGGCTGTCTTGATTCGTTCTTGTGCTCCTATTTCTG GGTTGGATACTATTAAACAGCGTAGGGGTTTGGATACCGAGAAGCCAGTTCTTCTTACTGGGCCTGGCAAG GTCGGTCAAGCATTAGGGCTTTCAACTGAGTGGTCTACACATGCCCTCTTCACTCCTG GTGGGCTGGAACTGTTGGAGGGGCCAGAAGTGAAGGAAATTGTAGTGGGTCCACGCGTGGGTATAGATTATGCTTTGCCCGAACATGTTAGTGCATTATGGAGGTTTGCAATTGCAGGTAGCCCTTGGATAAGTGCACCTAAAAACACCCTCAGGCCACCTTTATCTCCTGGTTAA